ATCGAGATCTTCCTGATCCCGCCGGACTCGAAGGTGCTGGCCGGCTTTGAGGAACGGGAGCGGTACTTCCACCTGGTGGTCAATGCCCTGGGCACGCGCTATGACGAGATTGGCCTGGAAGCGCCGAAGTCGTTCGACGGCCAGTGGCAGGCGGCCACCTCGCGGGGGCCGCAGGGCTGGGACCTGGAGGTGGCCGTGCCCCTCGCCCAACTGGGGGCGAGCGTCGGTGACGGGAGCGTGTGGACGGGGAACGTGAGCCGGGCGCGCTGGCTGGCCCGTGAGTACAGCACGTGGGCGCCCCTGCAGCGCAGCTTCCACGACAAGGCCCACTTCGGCCGGATCGTGTTCACCAGCGACCTGGCAGCGGTGGCGGGCCAACTGGATGAGATCGAGTTCACGGCGCTGAAGTCCGGACTGCTGGGCCCGGCCCTGGCCGAGACCGCGCGGTCGGTGCAGGCAGCGCGAGAGACAGCGGCCGGCCTGCCCGACAACTGCCGGCCGCGCATGGCGCAGGCAGTCGTCAACCTGGAGGGGCGTCTGCGGAACCTGCAGACGCGCTTCCGAAGCCTGACGGCACAGAACTTCCGTGACGAGTGGGTGGGCCTGTACCGGCGGCTGGAGCCGGTGCGGTTCGATGCTTTCCAGGTGCAGGACGAAGCGACCATGCTGGCGGCGACCGGCGGCGGGGCCCGGTCCTGGCACTTCTTCGTCACGCGAGCCATGACCAATGACCGCCTGCTGAGCGACCGCTGGCCGCGCGCGCCGCGTGCCGTACCGCAACTGGCGCTGACGGGCTGCCCGGGCGAGTACGAGTCGGCCACGTTCTCGGTGTACGCGGCGCGGGAGCTGAAGGGCGTGCGCCTTACCATCGGGGACCTGAAGTGCGGGGAGACCGTGCTGCCGGGCTCCTGTGTGGAGCCGTACGCGGTCAAGTGCTGGTACCAGGCCGGGCGGGGCATCGGCGACCTGGGGCAGAGGCTGCTGACGCCGGAGTTGCTGCTCAAGGACGATGCGCTGGTCGAGGTGGACTACCGGCAGCAGGCCAACTTCGTACGGGCGCAGCCGGGCTCGATCGAGTACCTGGACTGCTCGCTCAAGAGCAGTAGCAACCTGAGCACACTTGTCCCCCGGGATGCCGAGAAGCTCCTGCCGCTGACGGTGCCCGAGCGGACACTGAAGCAGTTCTGGCTGACGGCGCACATCCCCGCGGGCACAGCGGCGGGGACGTATGTGGGCGAAGTGGTCGTGACGGCCGAGGGCGTGGAGTCGGAGCGGCTGCCGCTGCAGATCACGGTGCTGCCATTCACGCTGGCCGAGCCGGTGCTGGAGTACTCGATCTACTACCGGGGCGTGCTGACCGCCGAGGACCAGGGCAGCATCTCCTCGGAGCGCAAGTGCGAGGAACAGTTCGCCGCCGAGATGCGCGATCTGGTGGCCCACGGGGTGGTCAACCCGACCATCTACCAGCGGTTCGACGAGCGGCTGCTCGGGCGCGTCCTCGACCTGCGCGAGGCGGCAGGGATGCAGGGCAAGCCGGTGATGAGCCTGGGGATATCCACCGGAGCGCCCAAGACGCCGGAAGCACTGGCGGACCTGCGCAAGCGGGTGGCGCAGTGGCTGGAGTTTGTGACCAAACGGGGCTATCCGGGGCTGTATGTGTACGGGATTGACGAGGCCTCCGGTGACGCCCTGAAGGCGGAACGCGATGCCTTCCAGGCCGTCCACGACACCGGGGCGAAGGTCTACGTGGCGTGCTACAAGGACTACTTCTCGCTGGTGGGCGACCTGCTGGACCTGCCGGTGTGGTCGGGGCGACCCGTGCCGGAGGAGGCCCGGAAGGCCCATAGCGTCGGGCACCGCATCTTCAACTATGGCAACCCCCAGTGCGGCGTGGAGGAGCCGGAGACCTATCGGCGCAACTTCGGGCTCGGGCTGTGGAAGGCAGGCTACGACGGGGCCATGGACTACGCCTACCAGCACTCCTTCGGGCACGAGTGGAACGACTTCGACAACCAGAGCTACCGCGACCACACGATGGCGTACCCGGCCCAGAACGGCGTCATTGACACGATCCAGTGGGAGGGCTTCCGCGAGGGCGTGGATGACGTGCGCTATCTCTCGACACTGCTGCAGGCCGTGAAGACGGCGCAGGCGGCAGGCGGCGAGAAGGCGCGCCGGGCGGCGGCGACCGAGGCCTGGCTGGCGGCGCTGGACCCGTCCGAGGCCGACCTGGACGCCGTGCGGCAGGAGATAGTCCGGCGGATCATCGAGCTGCGGTAGCGCGTAGGTGGGTTCGTCCGCGAACCCACACGGCTTGCGGGTTTGGGGACAAACCCGCCCACGCGACACAGAGGGCAGACTCGTCCCACGCGCTACGGGGCAGGCGTGGCCTGCATCCGCACCTCATCAAACCAGACCCGCCCGGTCTTCTTGCGGAAGAGCGTGTAGATCTTCAGCGACCGCAGGGGGCCGGGCGGGTTGAGTTCCAGCTTGACCTGCTGCCAGTCGTGGGTGCCGGTGGCGAACGGCGTGGCGTGGCCGTTGTAGACCGTGCCGTCGGCGCAGGTGGCGTCGGCATAGAGCGAGTAGTCCGGGTTGGGCGAGCCCGAGGCGTTCTCGGCGCGGCTCCAGGCGGTCACGGTGTAGGCCTGCTTCTGCCCCGCCGTGAAGTCGAGGGTCTGGACGGCGCCGCGCACGTCCGTCGCTGACGTGTTCTCCGCGCAGATGGCGTGCCGGCCCGTGTGACTCACGGTGTCATCAGTCTTGAAGCCGTCGCCGTAGGGGTCCCAGCCGGTCTGGGTGGCCTTCGGCGCCCCGGTGACCGCCTCGACCTGCCAACCAGCGAACTTCATCTGCGTGTCGTAGAAGGGCTGCAGCGCCTGGCGGGAGGGGCCCAGCAACAGGACGCTGTAGATGTCCACGCGGGGCACCGTGTAGACGCTCTGGGCGCCGGCGGCCCGGCCGGTGAGCCACTGGGGCTGACGCTCGGGGGAGATCAGCAGCGCGGCCCGCGGCGCGCCGGGCGCCTGCACCTGCAGGTCGGTGGCCGGGACAACCGTGAGCTTCGTCTCGCTGTGGGGGACGACGGCCTGCTCGAAGCCGCCGTTGGTGACCAGGTTGTCGGGCGACCTGCGCTCGCCGCCGGGGCTCTGGTCCACGATCCGGATCATGTACTCGCCCGTCTGGGCGCGCAGGTCGGGCGAGAGGTCGG
Above is a window of bacterium DNA encoding:
- a CDS encoding DUF4091 domain-containing protein is translated as MLRLKLMGCAVAVCLLLAGVVPVWAAETPALPFVVTACVRTAAAPTIDGKLDEPCWQATRAMKPFVKLTLGTPAETQSVAYMVYDAEKLYLGVHCDEPQMAKIRATVTERDGPTFGDDCIEIFLIPPDSKVLAGFEERERYFHLVVNALGTRYDEIGLEAPKSFDGQWQAATSRGPQGWDLEVAVPLAQLGASVGDGSVWTGNVSRARWLAREYSTWAPLQRSFHDKAHFGRIVFTSDLAAVAGQLDEIEFTALKSGLLGPALAETARSVQAARETAAGLPDNCRPRMAQAVVNLEGRLRNLQTRFRSLTAQNFRDEWVGLYRRLEPVRFDAFQVQDEATMLAATGGGARSWHFFVTRAMTNDRLLSDRWPRAPRAVPQLALTGCPGEYESATFSVYAARELKGVRLTIGDLKCGETVLPGSCVEPYAVKCWYQAGRGIGDLGQRLLTPELLLKDDALVEVDYRQQANFVRAQPGSIEYLDCSLKSSSNLSTLVPRDAEKLLPLTVPERTLKQFWLTAHIPAGTAAGTYVGEVVVTAEGVESERLPLQITVLPFTLAEPVLEYSIYYRGVLTAEDQGSISSERKCEEQFAAEMRDLVAHGVVNPTIYQRFDERLLGRVLDLREAAGMQGKPVMSLGISTGAPKTPEALADLRKRVAQWLEFVTKRGYPGLYVYGIDEASGDALKAERDAFQAVHDTGAKVYVACYKDYFSLVGDLLDLPVWSGRPVPEEARKAHSVGHRIFNYGNPQCGVEEPETYRRNFGLGLWKAGYDGAMDYAYQHSFGHEWNDFDNQSYRDHTMAYPAQNGVIDTIQWEGFREGVDDVRYLSTLLQAVKTAQAAGGEKARRAAATEAWLAALDPSEADLDAVRQEIVRRIIELR